In Marinitoga sp. 38H-ov, the DNA window ATCAGGAGGCGATACGGATGAAACAAAAATCTATTGATGAAAAAATATTGAGAATAACACCAGATACACTAATAGTAGGAATAGATGTAGCAAAAAGGAAACATTGTGTTAGAAGATGGATTTTCGTGGAATAGACTTGATAAAACCCTTCAAAATAAATAATACCATAAATGGAATAAAAGTCTAGAGGAAAAAATAAAAAATGTAAAAGAAAAAAGCAAATTAAAGAAAGTAATATTAGGAATGGAACCATCGGGACATTATTGGAAAGCATTAGCATGGCAAATGAAAATAAGCGAAGAAGTAGATTATGTAGTAGGAGTAAATCCATACCATGTAAAGAAAAGCAAAGAATTTGATGATAATTCACCAGGAAA includes these proteins:
- a CDS encoding transposase; the protein is MEPSGHYWKALAWQMKISEEVDYVVGVNPYHVKKSKEFDDNSPGKSDRKDAGVIARLIRDGRYFDIYLPEGVYGESNNYSKRTTSK